In the genome of Streptacidiphilus rugosus AM-16, one region contains:
- a CDS encoding NAD-dependent epimerase/dehydratase family protein: MRIFLAGAGGAIGRRLVPRLLSAGHEVVGTARAEEGVSRLRAQGIDAVRVDALDAEALHRAVRTARPDAVLHQLTDLSAADGAANGRLRREGTRNLVDAARAAGVERIVTQSISWAYVGGTAPGPPATEDDSLDLDAPAPRGGMVGAVAALERISAELPQAVLLRNGLLYGPGTWYAPDGPVAAALRGEPTGPYLASLAATVAVSSFVHVDDAAAAVVAALDWPAGPVNIVDDEPAAARDWLTVFAATVGAPAPVPSEAPAAPWERGARNALARSRGWRPHRPSWRTGFGDQLTPA, from the coding sequence ATGCGGATCTTTCTGGCGGGGGCCGGTGGCGCGATCGGGCGGCGGCTGGTGCCGCGGCTGCTGAGCGCCGGCCACGAGGTGGTCGGCACCGCGCGCGCCGAGGAGGGCGTCTCGCGGCTGCGCGCGCAGGGAATCGACGCCGTCCGCGTCGACGCCCTGGACGCGGAGGCACTGCACCGGGCCGTCCGCACCGCGCGCCCTGACGCGGTGCTGCACCAGCTGACGGACCTCTCCGCCGCCGACGGCGCGGCCAACGGCCGACTGCGCCGCGAGGGCACCCGCAACCTGGTCGACGCCGCCAGGGCCGCAGGCGTCGAACGGATCGTGACCCAGTCGATCAGCTGGGCCTACGTCGGCGGCACCGCCCCTGGCCCGCCCGCCACCGAGGACGATTCGCTGGACCTGGACGCACCGGCGCCGCGCGGCGGCATGGTAGGGGCGGTCGCGGCGCTGGAACGGATCTCCGCCGAACTGCCGCAGGCGGTGCTGCTGCGCAACGGCCTGCTGTACGGGCCCGGCACCTGGTACGCGCCGGACGGCCCCGTCGCTGCCGCACTGCGCGGTGAGCCGACCGGTCCGTACCTGGCGAGCCTCGCCGCCACCGTGGCAGTCAGTTCCTTCGTCCATGTCGACGACGCGGCGGCGGCCGTGGTCGCCGCGCTGGACTGGCCCGCCGGGCCGGTCAACATCGTCGACGACGAGCCCGCCGCCGCGCGCGACTGGCTGACCGTGTTCGCCGCGACGGTCGGCGCCCCCGCGCCCGTCCCCTCCGAGGCACCGGCCGCCCCATGGGAGCGCGGCGCGCGCAACGCCCTCGCCCGCAGCCGGGGCTGGCGACCGCATCGGCCCTCCTGGCGGACCGGGTTCGGCGACCAGCTCACGCCGGCCTGA